One stretch of Halobacillus litoralis DNA includes these proteins:
- a CDS encoding FAD-dependent oxidoreductase, which produces MKTEVFIAGGGVGGLALAAKLASRGVHVVIAEQLKRESPVYKGELLQPKTLAILESLGVLDEVEEHGHVIDQLRFQEVHRNRGSTPEEINLTELSYSRVASIYDHALMVPHEKTKEILRNKGKEFDEFFHYLPGARFMGFEKGMAKVKRKKETFYVQAQVYIGAEGRSSPTRDAMDVHVKRKDYNHHFLTVTIPRPESFTKGKIITTSSCFLGLFPLPDNEVRTVFLIKAGEYKRIQEKGLESLYQAYSELEPELAEGVRTIEEWKTVQLMIPFTYHVDRYYSGNLAIIGDAAHTVHPMAGEGMNLAIQDADVLGELLAWCKEEGKRYTDYLHYYEDVRRPRVEFLLNLSHLSALVYSFQYEWWRKFRMKAVQRIYDDDQLHVKQMLNISGLGKWDFNLVDRAVQGSMLPPRQKRVSDQKQRHYLFSESEDYPWKRNEKGRIS; this is translated from the coding sequence TGCAGGCGGTGGAGTAGGAGGCCTTGCTCTTGCTGCGAAGCTGGCCAGCCGTGGTGTCCACGTGGTCATAGCAGAGCAGCTCAAAAGAGAATCTCCTGTTTATAAAGGTGAACTTCTGCAACCGAAGACATTGGCTATTCTTGAAAGTTTGGGTGTATTGGATGAAGTGGAAGAGCACGGGCATGTCATCGACCAGCTGCGATTTCAGGAAGTTCATCGCAACCGTGGCAGTACCCCTGAAGAGATCAACCTCACTGAGCTGAGCTACAGCCGCGTGGCAAGCATCTACGATCACGCTTTGATGGTGCCGCATGAAAAAACAAAAGAGATCCTCAGGAATAAGGGGAAGGAGTTCGATGAATTCTTTCATTACCTCCCCGGTGCAAGGTTCATGGGCTTTGAAAAAGGGATGGCAAAAGTGAAGCGGAAGAAGGAGACATTCTACGTCCAGGCTCAAGTGTACATAGGGGCAGAGGGACGAAGCTCACCTACACGTGATGCGATGGATGTCCACGTTAAAAGAAAAGACTACAATCACCATTTTCTGACTGTGACCATTCCCCGACCGGAATCATTTACAAAAGGGAAAATCATTACGACATCCAGCTGTTTTCTAGGGTTATTCCCTCTGCCTGACAACGAAGTGCGTACCGTGTTTTTAATCAAAGCGGGAGAATATAAAAGAATTCAGGAAAAAGGGTTGGAATCCCTCTACCAAGCCTACAGTGAACTTGAACCTGAGCTTGCAGAAGGAGTGCGGACCATTGAAGAATGGAAAACGGTCCAACTGATGATTCCGTTTACGTATCATGTCGATCGCTATTATTCAGGAAACTTAGCCATCATAGGGGACGCTGCGCATACCGTTCATCCTATGGCCGGAGAAGGGATGAATCTTGCCATACAAGATGCTGATGTTTTAGGTGAACTTCTGGCTTGGTGTAAGGAAGAGGGAAAAAGATACACGGACTACCTTCATTATTACGAAGATGTTCGCAGACCCCGTGTAGAATTTTTACTCAACTTGAGTCATTTATCCGCTCTTGTGTATTCGTTTCAATACGAATGGTGGAGGAAGTTCCGAATGAAAGCTGTCCAGAGAATCTATGATGATGACCAACTTCACGTCAAACAAATGCTGAACATCTCAGGACTTGGAAAATGGGATTTCAATTTGGTGGACAGAGCCGTCCAAGGCAGTATGCTTCCACCAAGACAAAAAAGGGTATCAGATCAAAAACAGCGTCACTATCTCTTTTCTGAATCAGAAGATTATCCTTGGAAAAGAAACGAGAAAGGAAGGATATCATGA
- a CDS encoding class I SAM-dependent methyltransferase produces MNEWVTAMQARKWMKKNESFLPSWHAYVGSELGLFDEFRTARTVEAISEKTGYPYDLLASWVKVGVAVKHLKKRPNNRYRTSKRKCASLMGDDQSPGVKALLKEMMELHLPTLLKYPDIMKSHERAEFNHERHGEVVAETSALLEHFAIKKIKRMIKDKKVTSVVDLGCGHGGYLRKLAMEYPHLEMIGVDINQKVIEKARTLSEGYPNISFEVGDINEWKPRDGEKVDVVLLHNIFHYIHPEDRRGLLNHLHTYVRKQGLISVITPINETEHGEAFSSAFNSFFVAHSNLFALPNKGELKELSQNCKYELFDLDPIIKEGSWYTFWLSPTSPVREMKHTQIAGSSEQTLSTSTTSTNELTRSS; encoded by the coding sequence ATGAATGAATGGGTAACGGCGATGCAGGCAAGGAAATGGATGAAAAAGAATGAATCGTTCCTGCCAAGCTGGCACGCTTACGTGGGCTCAGAACTTGGTCTTTTTGATGAATTCAGGACAGCAAGAACGGTTGAAGCAATCAGTGAGAAAACAGGCTATCCGTATGACCTGCTTGCCTCGTGGGTTAAGGTGGGAGTGGCGGTCAAGCATTTGAAGAAACGCCCGAACAACCGCTATCGAACATCCAAGAGAAAATGCGCAAGCTTGATGGGAGATGACCAGTCACCGGGCGTCAAAGCCTTATTGAAAGAAATGATGGAATTACACCTGCCGACATTGTTGAAGTATCCAGACATCATGAAATCCCATGAACGTGCGGAATTCAATCATGAACGCCATGGAGAAGTGGTAGCAGAAACATCTGCCCTGCTTGAGCATTTTGCCATTAAGAAAATCAAGCGGATGATCAAAGATAAAAAAGTGACTTCTGTTGTAGACCTAGGTTGTGGGCATGGGGGTTACTTAAGGAAGCTCGCTATGGAATATCCACACCTCGAAATGATCGGGGTGGATATCAATCAGAAGGTCATTGAAAAAGCGCGTACCTTATCTGAAGGTTATCCGAACATCAGCTTTGAAGTAGGGGACATTAACGAGTGGAAACCTCGGGATGGCGAAAAGGTGGATGTTGTTCTCCTGCATAACATCTTCCACTATATCCATCCGGAAGACCGCAGGGGTCTATTGAACCATCTCCACACCTATGTGAGGAAACAAGGACTGATATCAGTCATTACACCAATCAATGAAACGGAACACGGAGAAGCGTTCTCTTCAGCATTTAACAGCTTTTTTGTCGCTCACTCCAATCTTTTTGCATTGCCAAACAAAGGAGAGTTGAAAGAGCTCTCTCAAAACTGCAAATATGAACTTTTCGATCTTGACCCGATCATTAAAGAAGGATCGTGGTACACGTTCTGGTTGAGCCCGACGAGTCCAGTAAGGGAAATGAAGCATACTCAAATAGCAGGAAGTAGTGAACAAACCCTTTCTACCAGTACTACCTCTACAAATGAACTGACGCGCAGCTCATAA
- a CDS encoding lmo0937 family membrane protein — protein MLWTILIIILVLWLLGLLGGIAGNLIHILLVVALVVLIVRLVRGRGRL, from the coding sequence ATGCTTTGGACGATATTAATTATTATCCTCGTTCTATGGCTGCTAGGCTTACTTGGGGGTATCGCCGGAAACTTGATTCACATTTTGCTTGTGGTAGCCCTCGTCGTTCTCATCGTCAGACTAGTGCGAGGCCGTGGACGATTATAG
- the fabZ gene encoding 3-hydroxyacyl-ACP dehydratase FabZ yields the protein MLDIQQIKEIIPHRYPFLLIDQVEEIVEGERAVGYKNVTMNEPFFRGHFPDYPVMPGVLITEAMAQMGAVAMLKKEENQGKLAFFTGIDKCRFKRQVKPGDRLKLEVEIVRLKGPVGKGKATASVDGEVACEAEIMFALK from the coding sequence ATGCTAGATATACAACAAATTAAAGAAATCATCCCACACCGTTATCCATTTCTACTGATTGACCAAGTAGAAGAGATTGTAGAAGGTGAGCGTGCAGTCGGATACAAGAATGTAACAATGAACGAACCCTTCTTCCGGGGACACTTCCCTGACTATCCTGTAATGCCGGGTGTGCTCATCACAGAAGCGATGGCCCAAATGGGTGCGGTAGCGATGCTGAAAAAAGAAGAAAACCAGGGCAAGCTCGCCTTTTTCACAGGAATCGACAAATGCCGTTTCAAGCGTCAGGTCAAGCCTGGTGATCGTTTGAAATTGGAAGTTGAAATTGTCCGTTTGAAAGGTCCTGTAGGAAAAGGAAAAGCAACAGCATCCGTCGATGGAGAAGTCGCATGTGAAGCTGAAATCATGTTTGCTCTGAAATAA
- a CDS encoding YjfB family protein, whose protein sequence is MDIAALSMAMSTTSLKQQSSLALMDKVKGDAEEKGNQMVEMLQQSVPHPDLGNRIDLRG, encoded by the coding sequence GTGGACATCGCAGCACTATCCATGGCTATGAGTACGACAAGCCTGAAACAACAATCCAGTCTAGCCTTGATGGATAAAGTAAAAGGGGATGCAGAAGAAAAGGGGAACCAAATGGTCGAAATGCTTCAACAATCCGTTCCTCACCCTGATCTCGGCAACCGGATAGATTTGAGAGGATAA
- a CDS encoding efflux RND transporter periplasmic adaptor subunit → MKRLIFMFMVLFFVTACNQEEANEEIEERITPVKVEAVKKEDFVVERKLVARATAADTSPVLPETPGELATLNVAKGDRVEKGETVAVVRPGGNVDNQVELQQIALRQAQTQLENAQVSKEQAAEGVGNAKEQVDLAKQASQSEASQTAQAAEAAKQQYEQAKQLADETKKLADEGTIPDALYQQAKNRADQAYAQYQQLKGQKPQSSSAVAQAEAQVDQAEQQLEQAQVAVEQAELQVEQANVQLNQAQEQAENEAITAPTSGEVSTLNAREGDMVSNQQPLATIVSLDPMTITASVTADQLSLFEKGAELTVDLPSLEEQVTSTVNYVSSVPDDTGLYPVEAAVNNGDEKIKPGMMATFLLPENVVEDTLIVPTDSLVEQNDESFVYQVVDEKAVQVLVSVLESQSDFTAVSGNLPEDATVITTGQLTLSDGDQVTIMEEDS, encoded by the coding sequence ATGAAACGGTTGATTTTCATGTTCATGGTGCTCTTCTTTGTAACCGCTTGTAATCAGGAAGAAGCCAATGAAGAAATAGAGGAGCGGATCACTCCGGTCAAAGTGGAGGCCGTGAAAAAAGAGGATTTTGTTGTGGAGCGCAAACTGGTGGCCCGTGCGACCGCTGCTGATACTTCACCTGTCCTGCCTGAAACCCCTGGTGAATTGGCGACCTTGAACGTTGCTAAAGGGGACAGAGTAGAAAAAGGAGAAACCGTAGCCGTCGTTCGTCCAGGAGGCAATGTGGATAATCAGGTGGAATTACAGCAAATCGCCCTCCGCCAAGCACAAACGCAGCTTGAAAATGCACAAGTATCAAAAGAGCAGGCGGCCGAAGGTGTAGGAAATGCGAAGGAGCAGGTTGACCTTGCCAAGCAAGCCTCGCAATCGGAAGCAAGTCAAACGGCTCAGGCAGCGGAAGCAGCGAAGCAACAATACGAACAGGCCAAGCAACTGGCTGATGAAACGAAAAAATTGGCCGATGAAGGCACGATTCCCGATGCGCTTTACCAACAAGCGAAGAACCGCGCGGATCAAGCGTATGCTCAATACCAGCAGTTAAAAGGGCAAAAGCCCCAGTCTTCGTCTGCAGTAGCACAAGCAGAGGCACAAGTCGATCAAGCGGAACAACAATTGGAGCAGGCTCAAGTAGCCGTTGAGCAGGCGGAGCTTCAGGTAGAACAAGCCAATGTGCAGTTGAACCAAGCTCAGGAGCAAGCAGAGAATGAAGCCATTACTGCTCCTACTTCCGGCGAAGTGTCGACATTGAATGCAAGGGAAGGGGATATGGTAAGCAATCAACAGCCACTTGCCACCATCGTCAGCCTGGATCCCATGACGATAACGGCTTCGGTCACTGCCGATCAACTTTCCCTTTTTGAAAAAGGAGCGGAACTGACCGTCGACCTTCCTTCCCTGGAAGAACAGGTCACCTCAACCGTCAATTATGTCTCTTCTGTTCCAGATGATACAGGACTCTATCCAGTCGAAGCTGCTGTGAATAATGGCGACGAAAAGATTAAACCAGGGATGATGGCAACTTTCTTACTTCCTGAAAACGTTGTAGAAGATACGCTCATTGTCCCAACTGATAGTCTTGTTGAACAGAATGATGAATCATTCGTCTATCAAGTGGTGGATGAAAAAGCCGTCCAGGTTCTCGTTTCAGTTTTAGAATCTCAGTCCGACTTCACAGCGGTGTCCGGAAACCTTCCTGAAGATGCGACGGTCATTACGACAGGACAGCTGACCCTGTCAGACGGGGATCAAGTCACCATCATGGAGGAGGATTCCTGA
- a CDS encoding PilZ domain-containing protein, which yields MNERRHEPFRYPFQTPLPGFFNKKFSSHVSGPMEVKDISMNGLRFSCNSQPGLSMKDELFLTFIYENKTFTAEGRLIWMKTEEQQMTCGVHVFEFPDQLKEIIESLGDSLGVRSK from the coding sequence ATGAATGAACGCAGACATGAACCCTTCCGGTACCCATTCCAAACACCTCTCCCAGGTTTTTTCAACAAGAAGTTCAGCAGCCATGTGTCAGGTCCTATGGAAGTGAAAGACATCAGTATGAACGGATTACGCTTTTCCTGTAATTCACAACCTGGATTGTCTATGAAAGATGAGTTGTTTCTCACCTTCATTTATGAAAATAAGACTTTTACAGCTGAAGGGCGACTCATTTGGATGAAAACGGAAGAGCAGCAAATGACGTGTGGTGTACACGTTTTTGAATTTCCAGATCAATTAAAAGAGATCATTGAAAGTCTCGGGGATTCCCTGGGAGTCCGTTCAAAGTGA
- a CDS encoding CBS domain-containing protein — MNDIVEQFEITFNQIHQHLKELNGFPKNDNFVELLQRSKLKHSVIRIHFDQLKQYAKLRNAIVHERISGDYFIATPHEDVVMALKRIKRTLDQPPEALEFATRPVLFFKEDTSLSHIMEAFDQHGISQFPIYTKDRAFSGLLTNDGIVRWLSQNHTDERIVLENICAVDVLPVEKDRSVEFLKAGATVFDLEERFERSLNENRKLKAVILTETGSPDDLPMGIVTTWDLIKVDRRESEED; from the coding sequence ATGAATGACATTGTGGAGCAGTTTGAAATTACATTCAACCAGATCCATCAACATTTAAAAGAACTGAATGGCTTCCCGAAAAATGATAATTTCGTGGAGCTCCTTCAGCGATCCAAACTGAAGCATAGCGTCATCCGTATCCATTTTGATCAGTTGAAGCAGTATGCAAAACTCAGAAATGCCATCGTCCATGAACGGATCAGCGGAGATTATTTTATCGCCACCCCTCATGAAGATGTCGTAATGGCATTGAAACGGATTAAACGAACGCTTGATCAACCGCCAGAAGCCCTGGAGTTCGCCACTCGTCCTGTCCTCTTTTTCAAAGAAGATACATCGCTCAGTCACATTATGGAGGCATTCGACCAACACGGGATCTCTCAATTCCCTATCTATACAAAAGACCGTGCTTTCTCGGGGTTACTTACCAATGACGGCATTGTCCGCTGGTTATCTCAAAATCATACAGATGAACGAATCGTCCTCGAGAATATTTGCGCTGTCGACGTCCTCCCTGTTGAAAAGGATCGTAGTGTAGAATTTTTAAAAGCGGGTGCTACTGTATTTGACTTAGAAGAGCGATTTGAGAGAAGTTTAAATGAAAATCGGAAACTGAAAGCCGTCATTTTGACTGAAACGGGAAGTCCCGATGACTTGCCGATGGGAATTGTGACTACGTGGGATTTGATTAAAGTGGACAGACGTGAAAGTGAGGAAGATTAA
- a CDS encoding helix-turn-helix domain-containing protein, with translation MIGERIQKIRKDRHMSLSELAERAGVAKSYLSSIERNIQTNPSIQFLTKISQELDVSINFLLHGENEPQDETLDKDWMNLVQEAMNSGISKEQFREYLEFNKWRIHQNK, from the coding sequence ATGATCGGTGAGCGCATTCAAAAAATTCGTAAAGACCGACATATGTCGCTATCTGAATTGGCCGAAAGGGCGGGCGTCGCGAAATCTTACTTGAGTTCGATTGAGCGAAATATCCAGACCAACCCATCCATTCAGTTCTTGACTAAAATATCTCAGGAACTAGACGTTTCGATCAACTTTTTACTCCACGGAGAAAATGAACCTCAGGATGAAACGCTGGATAAGGATTGGATGAATTTGGTTCAAGAAGCGATGAATTCAGGGATCTCTAAAGAACAATTCCGTGAATATCTGGAGTTTAATAAATGGAGAATCCACCAGAATAAATAA
- a CDS encoding phosphatase PAP2 family protein: MDNALVLWMYDFSEAEWVDALMAFFSAWGYKAMIALFLMLVLSKKTRKLGITAIAASAMGLFISRSIRWIAPRERPFVALEEVTPLIEKEPSASFPSEQALFVGIFIALVWMIGSRFRWIAVLLGLTILVSRVYLGHHYVSDVLIGAGLGGFLFVIIYKLSNTRQSSPLEKEKSLTS, translated from the coding sequence ATGGACAACGCACTTGTATTATGGATGTATGATTTTTCTGAAGCCGAATGGGTGGATGCACTCATGGCCTTCTTTTCAGCATGGGGATACAAAGCAATGATTGCCTTATTCTTAATGTTGGTTCTCTCTAAAAAGACGCGGAAGCTCGGAATCACCGCCATAGCGGCATCTGCGATGGGATTATTCATTAGCAGATCCATTCGCTGGATTGCGCCGAGAGAAAGACCTTTCGTAGCCCTTGAAGAGGTCACGCCACTAATTGAAAAAGAACCAAGTGCTTCTTTCCCCAGTGAACAAGCATTATTTGTCGGCATTTTTATCGCCTTGGTGTGGATGATCGGAAGTAGATTTAGATGGATCGCGGTTCTTCTTGGATTGACTATCCTTGTTTCAAGAGTATATCTTGGTCATCATTATGTTTCAGATGTGCTGATCGGGGCTGGTTTAGGTGGGTTTCTTTTCGTGATCATCTACAAATTATCCAACACCCGTCAGAGTTCACCATTGGAAAAAGAGAAAAGCCTGACCTCTTAA
- a CDS encoding sugar phosphate isomerase/epimerase family protein, whose amino-acid sequence MNTPIPIAVQLYTLRNETAQDFAGTLRKVADLGFDAVEFAGFGDMNASEVKRLLDELGLKAASSHVPLEELKNNLPQVIEDQKTIGSEYVVCPYIEDRSESDYMNLIEDLKKIGDECRQHGLTLCYHNHDFELDPLPDGRKPLEAILEETDENQIQAEFDIYWLQKAGDQPSAWIDRYQGRTPLIHLKDMTLDEEQYFAELGTGGVDLDTVFVLGEKAGVKYWIVEQDESRRTPLESLEISMNYLKEKFPQLNK is encoded by the coding sequence ATGAACACACCTATACCTATCGCAGTACAGCTTTATACTTTACGAAATGAAACAGCGCAAGACTTCGCCGGCACGTTAAGAAAAGTCGCCGATTTAGGCTTTGATGCCGTCGAGTTTGCTGGTTTTGGTGACATGAACGCTTCTGAAGTCAAACGCTTATTAGATGAACTTGGTTTGAAAGCCGCTTCCAGCCATGTCCCTTTGGAAGAACTGAAGAACAATCTACCACAGGTCATTGAGGATCAAAAGACGATTGGAAGCGAATATGTGGTTTGTCCTTACATCGAGGATCGAAGCGAATCGGATTATATGAATTTAATTGAGGATTTGAAAAAAATCGGTGATGAATGCCGCCAACATGGGCTTACTTTGTGCTATCATAATCATGACTTCGAATTGGATCCGCTGCCGGATGGAAGAAAACCTCTGGAAGCAATCCTTGAGGAAACGGATGAAAACCAAATCCAGGCGGAGTTTGATATCTACTGGCTTCAAAAGGCAGGCGACCAACCTTCTGCATGGATTGATCGCTACCAGGGACGTACTCCATTGATTCATTTGAAGGACATGACTCTTGATGAAGAACAATACTTCGCGGAGCTCGGGACAGGCGGTGTGGATTTGGATACGGTGTTTGTTCTTGGCGAGAAAGCCGGAGTAAAGTATTGGATCGTCGAGCAAGATGAAAGCAGACGCACCCCTTTAGAAAGCTTGGAGATCAGTATGAATTACTTAAAAGAGAAGTTTCCTCAACTGAATAAATAA
- a CDS encoding Hsp20/alpha crystallin family protein, whose amino-acid sequence MKKKNGPINWEAFSENVEKVLGEDFWNDMHHVIPKRGPAYDFFETEDQAVLVIELPGLTKSDPVYLTQEGTSMIIRGEITPHYPVAEEDLIHNERLKGSFKRVIPIPFHFTAEDIVTAYKDGLLTVTILKRQKNRDIPIELEDHQ is encoded by the coding sequence ATGAAGAAAAAGAATGGCCCGATCAATTGGGAGGCTTTTTCAGAAAATGTAGAGAAGGTGTTAGGAGAGGACTTCTGGAACGACATGCACCATGTGATTCCAAAGCGCGGTCCTGCTTACGACTTTTTTGAAACGGAAGATCAGGCTGTCCTTGTCATTGAACTGCCAGGCTTAACAAAGAGCGATCCGGTCTATCTGACCCAGGAGGGCACTTCTATGATTATCAGAGGAGAGATTACTCCCCATTACCCCGTAGCAGAAGAAGATCTAATCCATAACGAACGATTGAAAGGAAGCTTTAAACGGGTGATTCCTATCCCCTTCCATTTTACTGCGGAAGATATCGTGACTGCCTACAAAGATGGTCTATTGACGGTCACCATTTTGAAACGTCAGAAAAACAGGGATATTCCCATTGAATTAGAGGACCATCAATAA
- a CDS encoding ABC transporter substrate-binding protein has translation MKRNKFYSGIATALLASTVALSGCSFGSDDSSSSDDNASGDAVTVDVFQFKVEFKDQFEELVSMYEEENPDVNINVKTVGGGNDYGASLKTSFSSGEEPDIFNVGGPTDVDEYEKYLADLSDTDAANAALEGTLSGVSRNDQVLGLPFNQEGYGLLYNKKVFEEAGINAEEITTFEALEEAVQTLEDQKGELGIDAPFAFPAKEKWVIGNHLANAYIADEFNNDIMEAYEADTIEFQMGDQMKRFVDLQNEYSVQPTLSLDYSQQVEENFSLGKVAMIQQGNWVYNTVESMDPEFAENNVGILPIPVEGYEGSIPVGVPNYWVVNKESEEEVVQASKDFLDWMYTSEKGKQFVTEEFKFIPAYEGYEDQEIADPISQEIYEYANEGNTLGWVFLGAPTGWTEDAFGVAVQEYLAGDISWEEVEQRATKAWEDARQ, from the coding sequence ATGAAAAGAAACAAATTTTATTCTGGGATTGCGACAGCATTGTTGGCGTCCACTGTAGCTCTTTCTGGTTGTTCATTTGGTTCAGACGACAGCAGCAGTTCAGATGACAATGCTTCAGGCGATGCCGTTACTGTCGATGTCTTTCAGTTCAAAGTAGAGTTCAAGGACCAGTTTGAAGAGCTTGTCTCCATGTACGAAGAAGAAAACCCGGACGTGAACATCAACGTTAAAACCGTTGGTGGAGGAAACGACTACGGGGCTTCCTTGAAGACATCTTTCTCTTCTGGAGAAGAGCCTGACATCTTCAACGTCGGTGGACCGACAGATGTCGATGAATATGAGAAATACTTAGCGGACCTTTCGGATACAGATGCAGCAAATGCAGCTCTTGAAGGCACACTTTCCGGCGTATCTCGTAATGATCAAGTGTTAGGTCTTCCTTTCAACCAGGAAGGATACGGACTTCTTTACAACAAGAAAGTTTTTGAAGAAGCAGGAATCAATGCTGAAGAAATCACAACATTTGAAGCTCTAGAAGAAGCTGTTCAAACGTTGGAAGATCAAAAAGGTGAGCTTGGAATCGATGCACCATTTGCCTTCCCGGCTAAAGAGAAGTGGGTCATCGGTAACCACTTAGCCAATGCGTATATCGCAGATGAATTCAACAATGACATTATGGAAGCTTATGAAGCGGACACGATTGAGTTCCAAATGGGTGACCAAATGAAGCGTTTCGTCGACCTTCAAAATGAGTATTCTGTTCAACCGACACTCAGCCTTGACTACTCTCAACAAGTTGAAGAAAACTTCTCTCTTGGGAAAGTTGCGATGATTCAGCAAGGGAACTGGGTTTACAACACAGTTGAATCCATGGATCCTGAATTTGCTGAGAACAACGTCGGAATTCTTCCAATCCCTGTAGAGGGTTACGAAGGAAGCATCCCAGTCGGTGTACCAAACTACTGGGTTGTGAACAAAGAGTCTGAAGAAGAAGTGGTACAAGCAAGTAAGGACTTCTTAGATTGGATGTACACTTCTGAAAAAGGAAAGCAATTCGTAACGGAAGAATTCAAGTTCATCCCTGCATACGAAGGGTATGAAGATCAGGAAATTGCAGATCCGATTTCTCAGGAAATCTATGAGTATGCAAACGAAGGCAACACACTTGGATGGGTCTTCCTTGGCGCGCCGACTGGCTGGACTGAAGACGCGTTCGGAGTAGCTGTACAAGAATACCTTGCTGGAGACATCAGCTGGGAAGAAGTAGAACAAAGAGCAACAAAAGCTTGGGAAGATGCTCGTCAATAA
- a CDS encoding carbohydrate ABC transporter permease has product MQNRSLSFWLFLTPVIMGLGIVVVIPFLYGLFYSFTDWNGITANAFIGFENYIKLFQESEFMDSIWFTVKFAVVTVILLNIMGLGLALLVTRNIKSGNLLRTVFFMPNLIGGLILGFIWQFIFISVFGDIAGLTGIEGLNGWLSTTNTGFWGLVILTAWQMAGYIMIIYIAYLENIPKELIEAAKIDGASSFQRFKNITFPLVAPAFTVSMFLTLSMAFKIYDQNLSLTNGGPFNSTQMVAMEIVRTAFSDNQMAYAQAKAVIFFLIVAVIALTQVYYNKKREVEM; this is encoded by the coding sequence ATGCAGAATCGAAGTTTATCTTTCTGGTTGTTCCTGACGCCGGTAATCATGGGTCTTGGTATAGTCGTCGTCATTCCATTCTTATATGGTCTCTTCTATTCCTTCACGGATTGGAACGGGATTACAGCAAATGCATTCATAGGTTTTGAGAATTACATTAAACTTTTCCAAGAAAGTGAATTCATGGATTCGATTTGGTTTACGGTGAAATTTGCCGTTGTAACCGTCATCCTTTTGAACATCATGGGCCTTGGGCTGGCTCTTCTTGTTACTCGTAATATCAAGTCAGGCAACCTTTTGCGGACTGTATTCTTTATGCCGAACTTGATCGGTGGTCTGATTTTAGGGTTTATCTGGCAGTTTATCTTCATCAGCGTATTTGGGGATATTGCCGGTCTTACTGGAATCGAAGGATTGAACGGTTGGCTTTCTACGACGAACACAGGTTTCTGGGGCCTTGTCATCCTGACTGCATGGCAGATGGCTGGGTATATCATGATCATTTACATTGCTTACCTTGAAAACATTCCAAAAGAATTGATTGAAGCAGCGAAAATTGATGGAGCAAGCAGCTTCCAACGCTTCAAAAACATCACGTTCCCGCTCGTTGCACCGGCATTCACGGTCAGTATGTTCTTGACGCTTTCCATGGCCTTCAAGATCTATGATCAGAACTTGTCCCTGACAAATGGCGGACCATTTAACTCGACGCAAATGGTAGCGATGGAAATTGTACGTACGGCGTTCTCTGATAATCAAATGGCTTACGCTCAGGCCAAAGCTGTGATCTTCTTCTTGATCGTTGCTGTCATAGCATTGACGCAAGTGTATTACAACAAGAAACGGGAGGTTGAGATGTAA